TTCAAAGTCGATTGCCGCGGAAAATCTGGACGGCTTGCCTTTTACATAGAGCGCGCTTGAGAACTCCATTTTTCCAGAGCCCGCCTTTAGCGATTCTGACAACTGCGGGTTGATGCTGATGATGTTGTTTACCATGTCGACCTTCATGCCAAGGACCATGTCAAGAAACGCCCTGACGTACATGCCTGCCGACCACGCCTGCAGTATGCACGAGTTAAAGGGCTCCGGCCTGTCGCCCCTGTACGTCTCGGCAAACATGCCGTTTTCCTCAAGTATCCTGTCAGCCATGATCCTGACGTAGTTGTGCGCCTGCTCCCTGCGGCCAAGGCGCAGTTCTGCCAGCGCCATCCACCCGGTCACAAGCGGCCACACCGCGCCGTCGTGGTAGAGCGCAGGCTGATACTTCAGGTCGATGTTCGAGAGCGTCCTGACGCCCCACGGGGTGGTAATGTCGTCCTTTTCCAGCCTCTCTACCACCAGCCTTGCCCTCTCCTCCTCTGCCACGCCGGCAAGGACGAGCACCAGCGCGTTTGGCCGTATGCTTGCGTCTTTGGTCCAGTCCTTTCTTATGGTGTCAAAGTAAAAGCCGGCGTCCGGCCTCCAGTACTCCTCGTTTATCTTGCGCTTCAATTCGTCCGCCCTGTTTGCCCACCTCTTTTCGCTCTCCGCGTCGCCGGCAAGCCGTGCAAGGTCGCTTCCCACCGCAAGGCTCTCGTAAAAGAGCGCCTGAACGTCGTTTGCGCTCTTGCGCCTGTCGATGTGGTCCATCCACGTCGAGTCCTGTATCGGAAGCTTCATCGCAATGCCGGAAAACCCGTGCTCGACAAAGCCGTCGTGGTCGAGGTCCTTGTGCAGGCCCCAGTCCACGAGGTCGACTATTTGCCTCCAGCGCCTCTTCAGGTACGCAACGTCGCCGGTGGCAAGCACGTATTCCCGGATGGCCCACGGAAAGAGAAAGGTCGAGTCGGCCGAGCCGTAGGTGGTAGAGTGCAAAAAGGCCTTGCCGCTTATTATCATGGGAAGCTCGCCCCTTGTCACCCCTGGCACGTTTCTTGCCTGGTGCGAGAGAAAGTTGTCGATTACAGTCCGGGTAAAAGAGTAGTCGCCCATCGCAAGGTAGCCCCGGAGCGACCATCCCGTGTCGCGGGCCCAGTAGTTTGGAAAGCGCGGCAGGCCCGCGCATATCCCCTCGCCAAGCCCGTCGTACTCGCCCTTTAGGTACTGCAACGACGCCTTGGCCTTCTCGTACGCGCCGACAAGCCGGGCCATGTCGCTTCCCTGCTTTGGCCCCGACTGCCTCAAGACCACTGTTGACGACGCATAGTCCCGGAACGACTGCTCGGTTTCCTGTAGCAGCTCCCGGTAGTGGTTGCGCATGTGCAGAAATTCTGCAAGCGATCCCCTTGCGCTTGTAAAGCTGCCTGCGCCCACGAGCGCGACCTGCACTGGCTCTTTATTTCCGACCTCGACGTCGTATGACAGTTCAATGTCGTTGTCGTACGAGTTGACCAGTATGTTGCACGGCGCAAGCATTTTTGGCGCTATGCCGATTGTGCCAAAGTACTGCGCCGCCTTTTGGTGGGCTGTCCTGATGTGCAGGCACTGGTTCTTGGCGTCAAAGCGGGTGACGTTGCTCTGCGAGACTGCCGCAAGGCCGTAACTCGTGATGTTGCCGTCGATGATAAAGTGGATCCGCAGCTTGCGCTTTTTGCGGCTCCCGTTTGAAAGGGCGCCGGTGCTCATGCGCATCTCCATCGCCATGACAAAGCCCCGGCTTTCCGGCGGCACGAACAGCCTGCGCTGGACCTCGATGCCACCCATCTCGTGCCGGGTGGTAAGCACGCCGTTTTCATGCCTTGACCACACCACGAAATTTGGCAGGCGCTTTCTCACGCCGTCGTCCATGCTTATCTCGACTATTATCCTGCCAAAGACGCGGGCAGGCGGCACGTACAGCCCGCCGTTGTCGTACTTGACGCCCATCCACGTCCAGTTGGCCGAGAGCGAGCCATGTGATGAGCAGAGGATGTAGGCCCTCTTGCCGGAGAGGACAAGCGGCGTGGAAAAGTTGCGAAAGACCGAGTCAGAAACTCCGACAAGGTCTACTGACAGGTCCGACGGCAGCACTATCCGCTCGTTTTGCCGGCCTGCCGTGTCGGAAAAAGTGAAGGGGATGGCAATAAGCTCAAACCCCTCCATCTTGCTCACGAGGGTTATCCTGTGCCTGCCCCTGCCAAGCCACGAGTCGTTTATCACGAGGAACCTTGCGCTCTGGAACGGCTTGAACGCAATCGGCCGGCTGTCTGAAAGCGAGGAGGCGTTGACGATGCTTTCCTGAGTCGCCACGTACACGGTCTTTTTCTGCACCGGCAGGTCGTCCACAAAGACGTCAAGCGACACGACGTTTCCGCCAAGGGGCACCGGCGGGTTCAGGAGCGAAAACGAGAACGCCTTGTGCTCCTCGCCTCCGACCACCACGGTCGTGTTCTTCAGGCTGCCCTTGACGTAGGAAAGCGACGTATGTATGGAGTCAAGCGCACGCGTCATGTCTTACGGTCTGAAAGGATGCATACATACGCATATTTGAAACCTTTTCGCGTACTCGGTCAGGATTGCATAACCATTTTAAGCAGTCAAACCATACGCTTGCATGGCATGAAGCTGGACTTTCCCAGGTACACAGAGAGGCTTGGAGCCGTAAGCATCCATGGGGTGCAGAGGATCTACGAGCTTGATTCGGGCAAGTCCAAGGGGTTCCTCACTTCCCACCAGACGATAAAAAAATTCGACTACGACGAGATCTCCAACATACTCCACGACATGGCAATCGTGGTGCCGGTGAAAGACGAGAAGCTGAAACTGCTCGAAGGCGTCCTTTCAGGCATACCAAACGAGTGCCTTGTGATAATAATATCAAACAGCCCTAGAAACCCCGTCGACAGGTTCACCATGGAAGCCGAGACCGTGAGGCAGCTAGGCCGGTTCATGGACAAGCGCATAGTGGTGATGTACCAGCGCGACC
The sequence above is drawn from the Nitrososphaera viennensis EN76 genome and encodes:
- a CDS encoding amylo-alpha-1,6-glucosidase, coding for MTRALDSIHTSLSYVKGSLKNTTVVVGGEEHKAFSFSLLNPPVPLGGNVVSLDVFVDDLPVQKKTVYVATQESIVNASSLSDSRPIAFKPFQSARFLVINDSWLGRGRHRITLVSKMEGFELIAIPFTFSDTAGRQNERIVLPSDLSVDLVGVSDSVFRNFSTPLVLSGKRAYILCSSHGSLSANWTWMGVKYDNGGLYVPPARVFGRIIVEISMDDGVRKRLPNFVVWSRHENGVLTTRHEMGGIEVQRRLFVPPESRGFVMAMEMRMSTGALSNGSRKKRKLRIHFIIDGNITSYGLAAVSQSNVTRFDAKNQCLHIRTAHQKAAQYFGTIGIAPKMLAPCNILVNSYDNDIELSYDVEVGNKEPVQVALVGAGSFTSARGSLAEFLHMRNHYRELLQETEQSFRDYASSTVVLRQSGPKQGSDMARLVGAYEKAKASLQYLKGEYDGLGEGICAGLPRFPNYWARDTGWSLRGYLAMGDYSFTRTVIDNFLSHQARNVPGVTRGELPMIISGKAFLHSTTYGSADSTFLFPWAIREYVLATGDVAYLKRRWRQIVDLVDWGLHKDLDHDGFVEHGFSGIAMKLPIQDSTWMDHIDRRKSANDVQALFYESLAVGSDLARLAGDAESEKRWANRADELKRKINEEYWRPDAGFYFDTIRKDWTKDASIRPNALVLVLAGVAEEERARLVVERLEKDDITTPWGVRTLSNIDLKYQPALYHDGAVWPLVTGWMALAELRLGRREQAHNYVRIMADRILEENGMFAETYRGDRPEPFNSCILQAWSAGMYVRAFLDMVLGMKVDMVNNIISINPQLSESLKAGSGKMEFSSALYVKGKPSRFSAAIDFENEKLSVDFGSLPEKPRVQSNYSVV